In Vigna unguiculata cultivar IT97K-499-35 chromosome 3, ASM411807v1, whole genome shotgun sequence, a single genomic region encodes these proteins:
- the LOC114178036 gene encoding ABC transporter G family member 17-like produces the protein MARPMARPERTRRNKSLETLMDSDKPGIGRNVNQLGPQKFTPGYGLEFSNISYSVIKKQKKDGVWINKETYLLHDISGQAVKGEIMAVMGPSGAGKSTFLDALAGRIARGSLEGSVRIDGKPITTSYMKMVSSYVMQDDQLFPMLTVFETFMFAAEVRLPPSISRAEKKKRVYELLDQLGLQSATHTYIGDEGRRGVSGGERRRVSIGIDIIHKPSLLFLDEPTSGLDSTSAYSVVEKVKDIARGGSVVLMTIHQPSFRIQMLLDQITVLARGRLIYMGKPDALQAHMSRFGRPVPDGENSIEYLLDVISEYDQATVGLDPLIQFQRDGLKPDPAAMTPVPKTPRTSFRRNTPASKHLISLRSQGFTAGTQQPHSAQFSYRDEDDDDDNFDNSLERNSVPTPRNMTSGVHPRLASQFYKDFSAKDFSIWLYHGVVGTPRRQPSWTPARTPGWTPGKTPMSGPRSAVSYQYSAAYRYPYRPQTPAVDGQSMDYSETSYAPSLEGFEIEEVVDEPVLGSKYANPWLREVAVLSWRTALNVIRTPELFLSREIVLTVMALILSSIFGNLSHHSFKDINRLLNFYIFAVCLVFFSSNDAVPSFIMERFIFIRETSHNAYRASSYVISSLIVYLPFFAVQGLTFAAITREMLRLKSSLWYFWLTLYASLITTNAYVMLVSALVPSYITGYAVVIATTALFFLTCGFFLKQTQIPIYWRWLHYVSAIKYPFEALLTNEFKNLDCYTGNKAELSPGPLGDLKPSKHHNSSLPDNCLLGVDILSSMDIKMQNIWYDILILLGWGVLYRLFFYLVLRFYSKNERK, from the exons ATGGCGAGGCCAATGGCGAGGCCAGAAAGGACGAGAAGAAATAAAAGCCTAGAGACACTAATGGACTCGGACAAACCAGGAATCGGAAGAAATGTGAACCAACTGGGACCCCAGAAGTTCACTCCTGGCTATGGCCTTGAATTCAGTAACATCTCGTATAGTGTCATAAAAAAGCAGAAAAAGGATGGAGTATGGATCAACAAAGAAACATATCTTCTCCATGACATCTCTGGCCAAGCAGTAAAAGGTGAAATTATGGCAGTCATGGGGCCTAGTGGTGCTGGAAAATCCACCTTTCTTGATGCATTGGCAGGGAGAATTGCTAGAGGGAGTCTAGAAGGATCAGTTAGAATTGATGGAAAACCA ATTACTACAAGCTACATGAAAATGGTGTCATCATATGTGATGCAAGATGACCAGCTCTTCCCTATGTTGACGGTTTTTGAAACATTTATGTTTGCAGCTGAGGTTAGGCTTCCTCCTTCCATTTCCAGGGCAGAAAAGAAGAAGAGGGTGTATGAACTCCTTGACCAACTGGGCTTACAG AGTGCTACACATACATATATTGGTGACGAAGGAAGGAGAGGAGTGTCAGGAGGGGAACGACGAAGGGTATCTATTGGCATAGACATCATCCATAAGCCATCACTTCTGTTTCTTGACGAACCTACCTCAGGCCTTGACTCTACAAGTGCTTACAGTGTTGTAGAAAAGGTTAAAGACATAGCTCGAGGAGGAAGCGTTGTCCTTATGACCATACACCAGCCTTCATTTAGAATTCAAATGCTCCTGGATCAGATCACCGTCCTTGCAAG GGGAAGATTGATATACATGGGCAAGCCAGATGCACTACAAGCTCACATGTCCAGATTTGGAAGGCCTGTGCCTGATGGAGAAAACAGTATTGAGTATCTTCTAGATGTTATTAGTGAATATGATCAAGCAACGGTTGGGCTTGACCCCCTAATCCAATTCCAACGAGATGGCCTCAAACCTGACCCCGCAGCCATGACCCCTGTTCCAAAAACTCCAAGGACATCTTTCAGAAGGAACACCCCTGCATCTAAGCACTTGATTAGCCTACGCAGCCAAGGATTTACTGCTGGAACACAACAACCTCATTCTGCACAGTTTAGTTATCGCGACGAGGATGACGATGATGACAATTTCGATAACTCCCTAGAAAGGAACAGTGTCCCAACACCAAGGAATATGACCAGTGGTGTTCACCCACGTTTGGCTTCTCAGTTCTACAAAGATTTCTCGGCCAAAGATTTCTCTATCTGGCTTTACCATGGTGTGGTAGGAACGCCGCGGCGGCAACCATCATGGACTCCGGCAAGAACACCAGGATGGACGCCTGGGAAAACACCCATGTCAGGACCAAGAAGTGCAGTTTCCTACCAATATTCTGCAGCTTATCGGTATCCTTATCGCCCCCAAACTCCTGCGGTGGATGGTCAGTCTATGGACTACTCGGAAACTTCATATGCCCCTTCTCTTGAAGGATTTGAGATTGAGGAAGTGGTTGATGAGCCAGTTTTAGGATCCAAGTACGCAAACCCATGGTTGCGTGAGGTTGCAGTGCTCTCGTGGCGAACAGCACTAAATGTAATTCGCACCCCGGAACTCTTCCTCTCCCGTGAGATTGTGTTAACTGTTATGGCACTCATCCTGTCCAGCATTTTTGGAAATCTGAGTCATCATTCTTTCAAAGACATCAATAGGCTCCTCAATTTCTACATCTTTGCGGTGTGccttgttttcttttcctcCAATGACGCAGTCCCATCTTTCATCATGGAGAGGTTCATCTTCATCAGGGAGACTTCCCACAACGCTTACCGTGCTTCTTCATATGTTATTTCTTCCCTCATTGTTTACCTCCCATTTTTCGCTGTTCAAGGACTCACATTTGCTGCCATAACCAGAGAAATGCTCCGGTTGAAAAGCAGTCTCTGGTATTTCTGGCTCACACTTTATGCCTCGCTTATTACCACTAATGCATATGTGATGCTTGTCAGTGCGCTTGTGCCTAGTTACATCACAGGGTATGCAGTAGTCATAGCCACAACAGCACTCTTCTTTTTGACCTGCGGTTTCTTCCTCAAGCAAACTCAGATACCCATTTATTGGAGGTGGCTTCACTATGTTTCTGCAATCAAATACCCATTTGAGGCATTGCTAACAAATGAATTCAAGAACCTCGACTGCTACACAGGAAACAAAGCAGAATTATCCCCCGGACCATTAGGAGACTTGAAGCCCAGCAAACATCATAACTCCAGTCTGCCAGATAACTGCTTGTTAGGTGTAGATATCTTGTCCTCGATGGATATCAAAATGCAAAACATATGGTATGACATTTTAATCCTGCTGGGTTGGGGTGTTCTTTACAGGTTGTTCTTCTATTTGGTTTTGAGATTTTACTCCAAGAACGAGAGAAAA